One stretch of Penaeus chinensis breed Huanghai No. 1 chromosome 27, ASM1920278v2, whole genome shotgun sequence DNA includes these proteins:
- the LOC125039415 gene encoding serine/arginine repetitive matrix protein 2-like isoform X4, which translates to MDIPLPEEIPLPGVGPGSMPNMSRAPPPPRGPGLLSTPTRPPPHIILPPGPPPDMSVPPPNFSVPPPFMSTPPPRLPRPSNVTPKKLGESTGKGERYSPSRVTVDDEEKDSSPATTTSTNTTVTSSPASDSSGTSKIGVKTNLPKLLGKDAAKKRLLAFSGKGLKVSSFSLSKTVKPAVKSALGEEDDTGDKKDKKTAVQVKKKKKEKVSSIEQIRDEESRLREALGLKNVLFNPYGPGLGTIARLLDNPEGLKRFEDKGKTAKIKLEEYEARQSEKQKDREKALGNRRKEKEKSSDNDKEKGRGKDGDREKDKAKGRDSDREKDKVKGKEGDRDKEVDKDRKLEHKSDSGKEDKLDSGSQKEEAKKRPKRVPKTWSEFKSENFGFDLLRQIRREQLRRRSRSRSRDRDRRRWSRSTSRDRGRSSKHQEKGPFLEESKLLYTLRAKGLNGLDKEYQGHMVQYTVTKPSLSYCINPYRYKAHFLTRFEIKRRESSETWEIFERFWEMESQFERENVSHENEPSRSWYPKCWELEVQEKVKETVEEQVQEVAIAATKSRWDSDNEEGEEGQPGLEWKESVEEKVLESNATALCEDKDESLSSEVCGPDEKVGEQPQDPSTIPFSEGLNEEYEAFMQMLDGNAVSKGDGKVEDKLPVADIKVEDGIDSTTEVKEKVKARSKEEVPVEPSFGNQTSTGIKQEVFSEVDLDSDEKHHDKSSDEEEDTKKTVEEMKRKERMERKMKKKMKKAKRKQKKAEKKAKKKAKKEMKRKEKDREREMDEGRGNSDSDAGSEQMLDTPRKGKREKRSESRELSRERETDRGHLCEVKRNEKREGTLDQKVMKGINVRESSETDKGNEKERETEKNKSRVYKDKYDSSGLRDREESDSDTKEWERKEEPETEKACRWPEKRKHYDGGKDYKKKEIKPEDVLESGDRKFEKTYKDAVSDTKAKGKIHTFEDSEDSPTYTPPRRGSSDESEDKLANRQGHDSDRSVSPDDWKRKDEPPSPLSSDASVDSLDRKSRRILKSKGHRNRGKNWVEEELNSDTNQSWRSHDSSSPEYYSSKLSEKDSRKADSAKYVPSDTSGYCDLSRSSSPVSEPDLAKTSTAESSEDDNEDFKSNKLYEKRVDTSEVISFSLDDIPYPPAGCPPSKNEESQNRVRRESERYSPSNMSMSPSPSSSSPSPSQSPARSLSSSPALQIPLPPTSVQNIPIPPLPGSLPKGPPLPLPDLKKIPIPPSGIPLPSVKPPVPQARTISSSQQTSHMPVGSPIVPKGQVPLPIPPPMPQNTSSMGSVHTRLPATQAVAPPSKLPFTPGGPNLLTPAHVHMSVPPPSILPLSVPPPTPLSVPPPTGVLPPLPLPKESLPDKAKLTSRPSSQDQSIPPVALLSPTSVPLPSSALNLDNEFSQKKANEEASTVKNSKNESEDTTGMVSTQWVEKNCDLEASEDDNSKDMSKNSRSIPITFRLGGSKQGSLKRLQKGPLLPEFIHEEEEEGLRGKPVDEDDEDQSSEVAETSDVFDAQKVMPTSSRSWESSKDEMQEAKSLKEDSPQSLPVSKGRTRRSRSRSPRRIRSSQRSRSPQRRRSPSRSSSVQRERSPVRGHSRERSKSPRMSRTPLKNRSPRRSRTPLQSRSPQRSKSPKRSRSPRRSRDSRSRSWSPRKLGNRRSPDRKRKMSPEFKRQRSPERNKRMETFSPRRSVRPNREAKSPVRVLAPRQSRERRSPKRYRSPSPSPVREDRIGSHFASPDSRHSRSPEKRIPTLHHGPRTPDRSEKTESVRSPQHGYQSDLGRERTAKRTLERSQSPELHDERRGYSQGRLGRQDYRASCSPDSRSPDGRIVHHHSPVRRSPSWSPARQHGQSPGWRSPTRQRAQSPGWRSPHYRSPERRPHYSPGRDQHSPVHRWSPHRSPGRSPRRSPHHRASPGSPLWRSPIRRSPGSRSPMRRSPIRRSSPRRSPLRRSPLRRSPLRRSPHRRSPGCRSPLRRSPLQRSPLRRSPRRSPRRSPRRSPRRSPIRRSPRHSPRRSPRRSMSPSIDNGDYEHHDRGWNDWEWSRDREREHSQDREHNHDESERWVSRPLSPRCKPEPEVYYSQHSRNISRNEDTIKIDADSTISDSELTGRREQLGRMTRESSPSTSPRDSPRRLSLDERLQQEHGLDVEEERQKRLQQQQQQQQHQARHLYNWGYQAHPVQVLPQDPSATPTPSSMIVQTGNVIQVVPAENMQMLGAEMVPGIPVSNGGMMSSVVQVVAGGVVGMSGSSPAPVPPPTSSSTAPILASPADSSPGKSRSTLMSSVPSTIPMPVPSSIPSPVATQGTTTATVNSPAAVASGTLSGPTPALMSLSPSAHTAGLPVAHLISLIQQQMSGITDTVIDPEVAAAEKEKAKQERRERKEKRRREREARREARQRERDRQRERDLAQQEELEKQLSDTEDEVLIREAMSEVPVIGSPVPEYEVLGDDDEEEDEDDESGERKKRRLLPVPLPPAEKGILMSPSYRYRVDYRPKAVKFADGILPGEGTSPSGGEEIHSPPPPTAKATKTKEKKLRKKRKVKVKIIKQYNVNDDDNDSPPPPPPGSPPPLAAIKLYPGYTHYSYTAPGTAVIYTQQPQQAYAYTSGQQGAVAVPGGMVLQSGTGTQPQAAISGLSGVSPGVLRYPGYVYTTVYSAGQQLQYVLPTPLTSQSAVSTQKIAKK; encoded by the exons ATGGACATTCCTCTGCCAGAAGAGATCCCTTTGCCGGGGGTTGGTCCCGGGAGTATGCCAAACATGAGCcgtgcacccccacccccaagagGCCCTGGTCTGCTCTCCACACCCACTCGACCACCTCCCCATATCATCCTTCCCCCAGGACCTCCGCCTGACATGTCCGTTCCTCCTCCAAACTTCAGTGTGCCTCCCCCGTTCATGTCAACGCCACCACCACGCCTTCCCAGGCCTTCTAATGTGACCCCAAAGAAGCTAGGGGAATCTACAGGCAAAGGAGAAAG ATACTCACCAAGTAGAGTAACAgttgatgatgaagagaaagatagtTCACCGGCAACCACCACATCAACCAACACAACTGTGACATCATCACCAGCCTCTGATTCCTCAGGGACATCAAAGATAGGAGTGAAGACAAATTTACCCAAATTATTAGGGAAGGATGCAGCCAAAAAGAGGCTTCTTGCATTCTCAGGAAAGGGACTGAAAGTCTCCTCATTTTCACTATCAAAAACAGTAAAGCCAGCTGTTAAGTCTGCTctaggagaagaagatgatacaGGGgacaagaaggataagaaaacagCAGtacaagtgaagaaaaagaagaaggagaaggtgtctAGTATTGAGCAAATTAGGGACGAGGAATCAAGACTCCGAGAAGCTTTAGGGTTGAAAAATGTGTTGTTCAATCCGTATGGGCCTGGTTTGGGTACCATAGCCAGGCTGTTAGACAATCCTGAAGGGTTGAAAAGATTTGAGGATAAAGGCAAAACAGCAAAGATCAAACTGGAAGAATATGAAGCTAGACAAAGTGaaaagcagaaagacagagagaaagcactagggaacagaagaaaagagaaagagaagtcctcagacaatgataaagagaaagggagaggcaaagatggagaccgagagaaagacaaagcaaaGGGGAGAGACAGTGATAGGGAGAAGGACAAAGTGAAGGGTAAAGAAGGGGATCGTGACAAAGAAGTAGACAAGGATAGGAAATTGGAGCACAAGTCTGATAGTGGCAAAGAGGACAAGTTAGATTCTGGAAGCCagaaggaggaagcaaagaaaAGACCTAAAAGAGTGCCAAAGACATGGAGTGAATTCAAATCTGAGAACTTTGGCTTTGACCTCCTGAGACAAATTAGAAGGGAACAGCTTAGGAGACGCAGCAGATCCAGGAGTCGAGACAGggacaggaggaggtggagtcgCAGCACCAGCCGGGATAGAGGTAGAAGTAGCAAACATCAGGAGAAAGGGCCATTCTTAGAGGAATCAAAATTGTTATATACACTCAGAGCCAAGGGTTTGAATGGTTTAGATAAAGAGTACCAAGGCCATATGGTACAATACACTGTAACTAAACCATCTCTGTCATATTGCATCAATCCTTATAGATACAAAGCACATTTTCTGACTCGGTTTGAAATCAAGAGAAGAGAATCATCTGAGACTTGGGAGATCTTTGAGAGATTTTGGGAAATGGAGTCACAGTTTGAAAGGGAAAATGTGTCTCATGAAAATGAACCATCCCGGTCCTGGTATCCCAAGTGCTGGGAGTTAGAGGTTCAAGAGAAAGTCAAAGAAACTGTGGAGGAGCAAGTACAAGAAGTTGCAATAGCTGCCACAAAGTCTCGCTGGGACTCAGacaatgaggaaggagaggaaggccagCCAGGCCTAGAATGGAAGGAAAGTGTGGAGGAAAAGGTCCTGGAGTCTAATGCAACTGCTCTCTGTGAAGACAAAGATGAGAGTTTGTCATCAGAGGTGTGTGGTCCTGATGAAAAAGTAGGGGAGCAACCACAAGACCCGTCTACAATTCCCTTCTCAGAAGGGCTGAATGAAGAATATGAAGCATTCATGCAGATGTTAGATGGCAATGCTGTGTCCAAAGGGGATGGCAAAGTGGAAGACAAACTTCCTGTTGCTGATATCAAGGTTGAGGATGGTATTGACTCAACAACTGAGGTTAAGGAAAAAGTCAAGGCCAGGTCCAAGGAAGAAGTACCAGTAGAACCCAGTTTTGGTAATCAAACAAGTACTGGTATAAAACAGGAAGTATTTTCAGAGGTGGATTTAGATTCTGATGAAAAACATCATGATAAAAGttcagatgaggaagaggataccAAGAAGACAgtagaggaaatgaaaaggaaagaaagaatggagagaaagatgaagaagaaaatgaagaaagctaagaggaaacagaagaaggcagagaagaaggcaaagaaaaaagcaaaaaaggaaatgaaaagaaaggagaaagacagggaaagagaaatggatgaaggaaggggaaacagtGATTCAGATGCTGGAAGTGAACAGATGCTTGATACaccaagaaaagggaagagagaaaagagaagtgaatcCAGGgagctgagcagagagagagagactgacagaggacATTTGTGCGAggtaaaaagaaatgagaagagagaaggaactcTTGATCAGAAAGTAATGAAGGGAATAAATGTTAGAGAGAGTTCAGAGACagataaaggtaatgaaaaagaaagagagacagaaaaaaacaagtcaAGAGTATATAAAGATAAGTATGACTCCAGTGGtctaagagatagagaagaaagtgatagtgatacaaaggaatgggagagaaaggaggaaccaGAAACTGAAAAGGCTTGTAGATGGCCTGAGAAAAGGAAGCATTATGATGGAGGTAAAgattacaagaaaaaagaaataaagcctGAAGATGTGCTTGAATCTGGAGACAGAAAGTTTGAGAAAACCTACAAAGATGCAGTAAGTGacactaaagcaaaagggaaaatCCATACATTTGAGGACTCTGAAGACAGCCCAACATACACTCCACCAAGGAGAGGTAGTAGTGATGAGAGTGAAGACAAACTGGCAAATAGACAAGGTCATGATAGTGATCGTAGTGTTTCTCCAGATGACTGGAAAAGAAAGGATGAGCCACCATCCCCTCTGTCCTCTGACGCCAGTGTTGATTCTCTTgacaggaagagcaggaggatatTAAAATCAAAAGGTCatagaaatagagggaagaatTGGGTTGAAGAAGAGCTGAATTCAGATACTAATCAGTCATGGAGATCTCACGATTCATCATCTCCTGAGTATTATTCATCAAAGTTGTCAGAAAAGGACTCCAGAAAGGCTGATTCTGCAAAGTATGTGCCAAGTGACACCTCTGGATATTGTGACTTGAGTCGCTCATCCAGTCCAGTGTCTGAACCGGATTTAGCTAAAACTTCAACAGCAGAATCTAGtgaggatgacaatgaggatTTTAAGAGTAACAAACTGTATGAAAAGAGAGTGGATACATCAGAGGTTATCAGCTTTTCCCTGGATGACATCCCATACCCTCCAGCTGGCTGTCCACCAAGCAAAAACGAGGAGAGTCAAAACAGGGTTCGCAGGGAAAGTGAGAGGTACAGCCCCTCTAACATGTCCATGTCTCCAAgcccgtcatcatcatcgccgtcaccAAGTCAGTCACCAGCTCGCTCACTGTCCTCATCGCCAGCACTTCAGATTCCTTTGCCTCCAACATCTGTCCAGAACATCCCTATCCCACCACTTCCAGGATCACTTCCAAAGGGCCCTCCTCTGCCACTGCCTGATCTCAAGAAgattcccattcctccttcagGAATACCCCTTCCATCAGTTAAGCCACCAGTACCTCAGGCAAGAACAATCTCAAGTTCACAGCAGACAAGCCATATGCCAGTTGGATCTCCAATAGTACCCAAAGGGCAAGTACCTTTACCCATTCCTCCACCCATGCCACAGAATACCTCTTCCATGGGATCGGTCCACACAAGGCTTCCTGCCACACAGGCTGTTGCTCCACCATCAAAGTTGCCTTTTACACCTGGGGGACCAAACCTTCTAACTCCAGCACATGTTCATATGTCTGtgcctcccccttccattcttcctctctcagtTCCTCCACCTACGCCATTATCAGTTCCTCCACCTACAGGTGTTCTACCACCTTTGCCTTTACCAAAGGAGTCACTGCCAGATAAAGCAAAACTGACGTCCAGACCATCATCTCAGGACCAGTCCATTCCTCCTGTAGCTTTATTATCTCCCACGTCGGTTCCCCTGCCAAGCTCAGCATTAAACCTAGATAATGAATTTAGTCAGAAAAAAGCAAATGAGGAAGCCAGTACAGTAAAAAATTCTAAGAATGAATCTGAGGACACCACTGGAATGGTTTCAACACAATGGGTGGAAAAGAACTGTGACCTTGAGGCATcagaggatgataatagtaaagatatgaGTAAGAATTCTCGTTCTATACCGATTACATTTAGGCTAGGAGGATCAAAACAAGGCAGTCTTAAACGATTGCAGAAGGGCCCATTATTACCGGAATTCattcatgaagaagaagaagagggcctTAGAGGAAAGcctgttgatgaagatgatgaggatcaGTCATCAGAGGTAGCAGAGACATCTGATGTATTTGATGCACAGAAGGTCATGCCAACATCATCAAGGTCATGGGAATCTTCAAAGGATGAAATGCAAGAAGCAAAAAGCTTAAAAGAGGATAGCCCTCAGAGCCTGCCAGTGTCTAAGGGGCGAACAAggagatcaagatcaagatctcCACGAAGGATCAGATCTTCGCAGAGAAGCAGATCACCACAGAGACGGAGATCACCATCAAGGAGCAGCTCTGTCCAAAGGGAAAGATCACCAGTGAGGGGCCActcaagagagagaagtaaatccCCAAGGATGAGCAGAACACCATTAAAGAACCGTTCTCCAAGGAGAAGCCGTACTCCTTTACAGAGTAGGTCCCCCCAGAGAAGCAAGTCTCCAAAAAGAAGTAGATCTCCAAGAAGATCTAGGGACTCAAGATCACGTAGTTGGTCCCCAAGGAAGCTTGGAAACCGTAGATCTccagacaggaaaagaaaaatgtcacCAGAGTTTAAGAGGCAAAGAAGTcctgaaagaaacaagagaatggAGACATTTAGTCCAAGAAGGTCGGTACGTCCAAATAGGGAAGCAAAGTCCCCAGTCCGTGTCTTGGCCCCTCGACAGTCAAGGGAAAGACGGTCTCCTAAGCGATATCGCAGTCCAAGTCCCTCCCCTGTAAGAGAAGATAGAATAGGATCACATTTTGCTAGCCCTGATTCAAGACATAGTAGGAGTCCAGAGAAAAGAATACCTACCCTACACCATGGACCAAGAACTCCAGATAGGTCAGAAAAAACAGAATCTGTCCGGTCACCGCAACATGGTTATCAGAGTGATCTTGGAAGAGAGAGGACAGCAAAACGAACTCTAGAAAGATCACAGTCGCCAGAATTGCACGATGAACGTAGAGGATATTCTCAGGGTCGATTAGGCAGACAGGATTATAGAGCCAGCTGCAGTCCTGATTCAAGAAGTCCGGATGGCAGGATTGTACACCATCATAGTCCTGTCCGCAGAAGTCCTTCATGGAGCCCAGCAAGGCAGCATGGACAGAGCCCTGGTTGGCGAAGTCCTACAAGACAACGTGCTCAGAGTCCAGGTTGGAGAAGTCCCCATTACAGGAGCCCAGAACGTCGGCCTCATTATTCACCCGGAAGAGACCAGCACAGTCCTGTTCATCGCTGGAGCCCACATAGGTCTCCAGGAAGATCACCACGAAGGTCCCCTCATCACAGAGCGTCTCCTGGTTCCCCTCTTTGGAGATCCCCTATACGTAGGTCACCAGGAAGTAGGTCACCAATGAGAAGGTCTCCTATTCGTCGATCCTCACCAAGGCGTTCTCCTCTACGAAGGTCTCCCTTGAGAAGGTCTCCTCTCCGAAGGTCACCTCATAGAAGATCACCTGGATGCAGGTCACCTCTAAGAAGATCACCTCTGCAAAGGTCACCTCTTCGGCGATCACCAAGGAGGTCCCCAAGAAGGTCTCCTCGTAGATCGCCGCGAAGGTCACCCATTCGGAGATCCCCCAGACATTCCCCAAGAAGATCGCCAAGGAGGTCAATGTCTCCCAGTATTGACAATGGTGACTATGAACATCATGATCGTGGATGGAATGACTGGGAGTGGTCAcgtgacagggagagggagcaCAGTCAAGATCGAGAGCATAACCATGATGAGTCAGAGCGCTGGGTCAGCCGCCCCTTGAGTCCAAGATGCAAACCAGAACCTGAGGTCTACTACAGTCAGCACTCTAGGAATATCAGTCGTAATGAGGACACTATTAAGATTGATGCAGACTCCACTATTAGTGACTCTGAACTCACGGGCAGAAGAGAACAGCTGGGACGAATGACAAGGGAGTCATCACCTTCAACCTCACCAAGAGACTCTCCACGACGCCTGTCATTGGATGAACGATTGCAGCAAGAGCATGGCCTTGATgttgaggaagaaagacagaaaagattacagcaacaacagcagcaacaacagcaccaaGCACGTCATCTTTATAATTGGGGATACCAAGCTCATCCAGTGCAG GTGCTCCCGCAGGACCCGTCAGCTACCCCCACTCCATCTTCGATGATTGTCCAAACCGGAAATGTCATCCAA gTTGTGCCAGCAGAGAACATGCAGATGTTGGGTGCAGAGATGGTGCCAGGGATCCCAGTGTCCAATGGGGGCATGATGAGCAGTGTGGTGCAGGTAGTGGCTGGAGGTGTGGTGGGCATGTCGGGGTCATCCCCGGCCCCCGTCCCACCCCCTACATCTTCGTCTACAGCACCCATCTTAGCCTCTCCAGCAGATTCCTCACCAGGAAAATCCCGGTCGACCCTCATGTCCTCAGTTCCATCAACTATCCCCATGCCagtcccttcctccattccctcaccAGTTGCCACACAAGGCACCACCACAGCTACAGTCAATTCACCTGCTGCAGTGGCTTCAGGTACCCTGTCAGGGCCAACACCAGCCCTGATGTCTTTGTCCCCCTCTGCTCACACAGCTGGGTTACCTGTGGCccacctcatctccctcatccaaCAG CAGATGTCTGGCATTACTGACACTGTCATAGACCCAGAAGTGGCTGCCGCAGAGAAGGAAAAGGccaagcaagaaagaagagagaggaaggaaaagaggaggcggGAAAGAGAAGCCAGGCGCGAGGCGAGACAGCGTGAGAGGgataggcagagggagagggatctGGCACAGCAAGAAGAATTGGAAAAACAACTGTCAGACACTGAGGATGAAGTTCTCATTAGG GAAGCCATGTCAGAAGTGCCAGTGATTGGTTCTCCTGTACCTGAGTATGAGGTTCTTggagatgatgacgaggaggaggatgaggatgatgagtcTGGTGAGAGGAAAAAACGGCGGCTCCTACCCGTCCCTCTGCCGCCTGCTGAGAAGGGCATCCTCATGAGCCCAAGTTACAG ATATCGTGTTGATTATCGTCCCAAAGCGGTCAAGTTTGCTGACGGAATCCTGCCTGGGGAAGGGACTTCTCCTTCTGGTGGTGAGGAAAtccactccccacctcccccaacagCAAAGGCCACTAAGACCAAGGAAAAGAAACTGCGCAAGAAGcggaaagtcaaagtcaaaatcaTAAAACAG tataACGtgaatgatgacgacaatgactcgcctccaccaccaccacctggcTCACCACCACCTCTTGCTGCCATCAAACTGTATCCTGGTTACACCCATTATAGTTACACTGCTCCAGGAACAGCTGTAATCTATACGCAACAGCCGCAGCAAGCATAtg CCTATACATCAGGCCAGCAGGGTGCTGTTGCAGTGCCTGGTGGAATGGTCTTACAGTCAGGGACAGGTACTCAGCCACAAGCAGCAATAAGTGGATTAAGTGGAGTCTCCCCAGGAGTATTGCGATATCCAGGCTATGTCTACACCACAGTCTATTCAGCTGGACAGCAGTTGCAGTATGTTTTACCAACTCCACTAACATCACAGTCTGCTGTATCAACTCAAAAGATTGCAAAGAAATAA